From Homalodisca vitripennis isolate AUS2020 chromosome 1, UT_GWSS_2.1, whole genome shotgun sequence, the proteins below share one genomic window:
- the LOC124353212 gene encoding acylpyruvase FAHD1, mitochondrial-like: protein MSSASVEFWKLGKKIVGAGLNYKALCADRNIPLPTKPVIFMKPTTAYITQGQNIQIPKELEVKEDVELGVLIGKKCKNVKPSEGLEYVTGYCLALDLTATNFLNEAKKKGLPWDLWKGFDTACPVSSFIPKQKIPDPSNVRLWCRLNGEMKTDANTSDMIFSVGELISYISQYMTLEPYDLILTGSSRGNCQIHPGDVLEGGLEELVTFKFSVAAAS from the exons ATGTCATCCGCGAGTGTGGAATTTTGGAAGCTGGGAAAGAAGATAGTCGGAGCTGGTCTCAATTACAA AGCTCTATGTGCTGACAGAAATATTCCACTTCCAACAAAACCAGTCATTTTTATGAAACCTACAACTGCTTATATTACTCAAGGACAAAATATTCAg ATACCAAAGGAGCTTGAAGTAAAAGAAGACGTCGAGCTGGGAGTTCTAATTGGAAAAAAGTGCAAGAACGTAAAGCCTTCAGAAGGGCTAGAATATGTTACGGGATACTGCCTTGCTCTAGACCTCACTGCGACCAACTTTCTG AACGAAGCGAAAAAGAAAGGTCTGCCCTGGGATCTCTGGAAAGGGTTTGACACCGCGTGCCCTGTGAGCAGCTTCATCCCCAAGCAGAAGATCCCGGACCCCAGTAACGTGCGGTTGTGGTGTCGCCTAAATGGGGAGATGAAGACTGACGCTAACACCTCGGACATGATATTCTCTGTGGGGGAGTTGATCAGCTATATCTCCCAGTACATGACCTTGGAGCCCTACGACCTTATCCTGACAGGATCCTCCCGCGGCAACTGCCAGATACACCCCGGGGATGTCCTGGAGGGTGGACTGGAGGAACTTGTCACTTTCAAGTTTTCTGTCGCGGCCGCTAGCTGA